The Vairimorpha necatrix chromosome 11, complete sequence sequence aaattttacgaGAACTTCCTCATTCCTGTAAAACTGCggcaaatataaaaatattaaaaactaatttttgataaagtaaaaatactGACCTAGCAGCAACCTAGAAAATCGTATTGCTTGacaattaaaatatcaaagaAAATGTATGCGTAACGCGTTTCGCTTCTAAGTTCATATACACTTCATTAAAGGTCTTTTTCAATATGAAATAGGCAATCAAACACATTTTTTTCAGTATATAGTAATAACAAAATCTTTAAAGCAGAGCACAatctatatatattataatcacattaaaagaaaagaagGAAATCGCAATGAAGTGGTGGTCTATGGAGACAAAGAGAGTATTAAATTGACACGTTTTaaactatttaaaatataactatATCAAAGTTGACGTTgctctttaaaatataaacagaaacttttttagtaaatgCTGAAGACATTACATCACACTGTTTTTCTGTTCGTGTCTTtaactttatttataaaatcaaaaaatatagggTTGGCTTTAGTAAGGATTCAATACAGCACTGTtgtaaaatagaaaattctaaatcaataaattatatattaaattttaaaattgtgtTTGGGAATTACGTTTTTATTTGGAATTGCTAAAAACAATGTGACTATTGCACACACTTTCAGAAAAATATTCTGCCTAAAATATGTCGCGTGTAACTTAgacttttataaattaaaaggaATTTGTCTAATATCTTCatcttgaattttttttatgttttatatttattttaagaatCTATTCATACTGTTTGttctaaaaaaagtttggttatttcttttacaaattattttatacagaataaatttatttactagtttaagaaaaatccaaagtttagttttttctgttttttaatttctttgaataattttttgttttttgacTACTTACGACTTTAGGTAGAATATTGTCATAAAGACTTCCAATCATTGTTATTGTGATGTTTACATTAATATTACAATTtgttcataaatttttagatattttatcttttaattcTTGTGATTTTGATTTGAGTAGCGccatgttttttatgtcaTAAACATGTtatctataatttttatctgtgaaaatttaaaagtgTTTCAGGTGCTTATACCTTATactatctttttattttattgcataatttcataaaaatttagtaatctacaaaaaaaaatttgtatttttgtttatattatggtttttttatattcaaaaaacatGTTATTTAGATTCACGGAATAAAGACTCTACAAAGATATAGGTGGTTTAATGTATTTagtagttttatttttttaaaacaaaaattgcGAAATTACGCGAAATTACTAGTTCTCATAATAATTTGGTTTTTCGATCATATACAATCCAAAAGAAGcacttttttaattttttgttggGTCATCATAGGAAACAGATGGAATCTTAAGCGTTCAAGTCTTTTGCATAAAAAGactaaaaaacatataattAAAGGAAAAAGGGTTTCCAATTATGCAATATTATAagtttgattttataaataatgatagaatttttttatggtCTCTATAGtttaatgtttatatttttattacctttttaaaaatattaaatatatcaaaataaGAACAATTATGGCCCCACAAATGTAACAAATTGTTGTTTTGTAATCTTTTCGATTGTCAATTGTATGTCTTAAACGTATTTGTACATCGTCGATCTCTTTTTTGATCgtagaaatatatttttgtggGGTTATTTTATGTAGATGATAAGTTTTAATCTTTTCTAGATGCTTATATATGGAGGaaatttgattattatCTAATTcttgtataaatttttcgaCAAACTCTTCATCGTATCCATTTAAAAtactatttataaaatacgATTCTATTATTGAAGGTGCGTCATagtgaaaatatttttgatcgggattttttgatttacgGAAATTTTTTGGTCCAAAATTGGGTTCTGGATAATCTACAGCACTGTTCGATACAGTGTTATCCGATTCATCCAATTCAGAAATAGTTAATCCTTTTATTATTGACAAATTTAgcagataaaaaaaaatcatgggcgaaaaaaataaataaaataatctgATTGTTTAAGAATAacattagaaaatataatttttatagaccGTTTAGGACTCTATGTTTTGCAATTAAAATAGCAACTTTCCTCGTTTTTAAGTCTGTATGTACATTAATAAATCACATTAACAGATGTCAAAACTATCATCTGTCGCTTATGTCCAAAGACATGTCAACCATTTCAAGTGGCATGTCAAGACGAGCCACACAGACAAACGAAAGTTGAATGAACGTTATTACATTGTAAGTACGCCAATGTTTGTGTTTAGTGTTGGCaacaattataaattaaaaataaaatataaaagaaggTCTGTCTTTAGGGTATGGAATATCAGAGAAGTCAAAACACCTTTAATAAagttaatattattaacaatattttagaaagctattttaaatatagcAAAGTCCCGTCTATACAGGACAAAAACGaagtttgttttttttaacaatttgTTAAATGATGTTTCTATTTTACTGTTGTTTagctttaaaaaataaaaatttatgatctAAAAGAACAAATAACAATTTTGAGAAATATACAAACGATAAAGTTGATCTAAAGACAGTTTTTCAAAGCAAGaataaagatataaatttgatttattttagtgTTTGCATTTTCTAgtaatttcaaatattaaatgttttttgaatttctttTTGGAATAGTTAGACAAATTCTTAAAAACGATT is a genomic window containing:
- a CDS encoding putative SP-containing membrane protein, producing the protein MIFFYLLNLSIIKGLTISELDESDNTVSNSAVDYPEPNFGPKNFRKSKNPDQKYFHYDAPSIIESYFINSILNGYDEEFVEKFIQELDNNQISSIYKHLEKIKTYHLHKITPQKYISTIKKEIDDVQIRLRHTIDNRKDYKTTICYICGAIIVLILIYLIFLKR